Proteins from one Staphylococcus sp. IVB6214 genomic window:
- a CDS encoding metalloregulator ArsR/SmtB family transcription factor: MSYKELSTILKVLSDPSILEILDLLSCGELCACDLLEHFQFSQPTLSHHMKLLVDNELVYTRKDGNKHMYQLNHVILDDINQNINIIDTSNQRCVCKNIKSGEC; this comes from the coding sequence GTGTCTTATAAAGAACTCTCAACAATATTAAAAGTGTTATCAGATCCAAGTATATTGGAAATATTAGACTTACTTTCTTGTGGTGAATTATGTGCTTGTGATTTGTTGGAGCACTTTCAATTCTCACAACCAACACTCAGTCATCATATGAAGTTATTAGTAGATAACGAATTAGTTTATACACGTAAAGATGGTAACAAACATATGTACCAACTTAATCATGTTATTTTAGATGATATCAATCAAAATATAAACATTATTGACACATCTAACCAACGTTGTGTATGTAAAAATATAAAATCAGGTGAATGTTGA
- the arsC gene encoding arsenate reductase (thioredoxin) — MDKKTIYFLCTGNSCRSQMAEGWEKKILGDSFYVYSAGIETHGFNPKAVEAMKEVGIDISNYTSDLIDNDILRQSDLVITLCSNADDNCTIIPPNVKKEHWGFDDPAGKEWSEFQRVRDEIGSRIQEYKGARNYVPAPS; from the coding sequence ATGGATAAGAAAACAATTTATTTTTTATGTACTGGCAACTCTTGTCGTAGCCAAATGGCAGAAGGTTGGGAAAAGAAAATTTTAGGTGACAGTTTTTATGTCTATTCTGCTGGAATTGAAACACATGGTTTTAATCCAAAAGCAGTAGAAGCTATGAAAGAAGTAGGTATTGATATCTCAAATTATACATCAGACTTGATTGATAATGATATCTTAAGACAATCAGATTTAGTCATAACATTATGTAGCAATGCAGATGATAATTGTACCATCATACCACCTAACGTCAAAAAAGAACACTGGGGCTTTGATGATCCAGCAGGAAAAGAATGGTCAGAATTTCAACGTGTTAGAGATGAAATCGGAAGTAGAATACAAGAATATAAAGGGGCTAGGAATTATGTCCCAGCCCCGTCATGA
- a CDS encoding AEC family transporter produces MTQQFIIIIILIALGYTLKRINYFKANDSQVFSTLVLNVTLPSLVIVNLNGAELDLSLSILPIMMIIYGILAKIIVVWLFINYDNQIRGATGMMIASLNIGLFAYPLVEAIWPQTGMIYFGMADIGGAIIMFGVTYFVGSYFSSAGDSFDFKYLGKNLLKSVPLMTYIIMFILNMLDIHFPEPVIDFFSVLSGANMPLSMILLGLMLNFSIDKRFLPIALKYLAIHYGLGIIAGLLVHFFLPVDDEMIKTTLQVAWLLPVGVAIIPYSIQFKYKTLPLVGMVTNLTIVISIVILYIYQALFV; encoded by the coding sequence GTGACTCAACAATTTATCATAATTATTATACTGATTGCATTGGGTTATACATTAAAGAGGATTAATTACTTTAAGGCGAATGATAGTCAAGTATTCTCTACCTTAGTATTAAATGTCACATTGCCTTCGCTAGTAATAGTTAATTTGAACGGTGCAGAATTAGATTTATCACTTTCAATTTTACCAATAATGATGATTATTTATGGTATTCTTGCCAAAATTATTGTGGTCTGGTTATTTATAAATTATGATAATCAGATTCGTGGTGCCACTGGCATGATGATAGCTTCGTTAAATATAGGGTTATTTGCGTATCCACTCGTTGAAGCGATATGGCCACAAACAGGGATGATATACTTTGGTATGGCTGATATAGGTGGGGCTATTATCATGTTTGGTGTAACTTACTTTGTCGGTAGCTATTTTAGTAGTGCAGGGGATAGTTTCGACTTTAAATATTTAGGGAAAAACTTGCTTAAATCGGTGCCACTTATGACATATATTATAATGTTTATCTTAAATATGCTTGATATTCATTTTCCAGAGCCAGTAATTGATTTCTTCTCTGTGCTATCAGGTGCGAATATGCCATTATCAATGATTTTACTAGGTCTGATGTTAAACTTCAGTATTGATAAGAGATTCTTACCAATTGCTCTTAAATATTTAGCTATACACTATGGCTTAGGTATTATTGCTGGCTTATTAGTACATTTCTTTTTACCAGTTGATGATGAGATGATCAAAACAACTCTACAAGTTGCCTGGTTATTACCAGTTGGCGTAGCTATCATACCTTACTCCATACAATTTAAATATAAAACTTTACCACTGGTAGGTATGGTCACTAATTTAACGATTGTCATTAGCATTGTCATTTTATATATTTATCAAGCTTTATTTGTATAA
- a CDS encoding YdhK family protein gives MKHNDESKVPEDMKSTNEGEFKVGDKVTITAEHMPGMKGAEATVKGAYKTYAYVVSYKPTNGNEKVNNHKWVVNEEIKDAPKDGFSKGDTVKLEASHMSGMKGATANIDNVKKTTVYVVDYKSKDNGKIIKNHKWMTGNELKAR, from the coding sequence ATGAAGCATAATGATGAAAGTAAAGTTCCAGAAGATATGAAATCGACTAATGAGGGTGAATTTAAAGTGGGAGATAAAGTAACGATTACAGCAGAGCATATGCCAGGTATGAAAGGTGCAGAAGCTACTGTAAAAGGTGCGTATAAAACATATGCCTATGTTGTAAGTTATAAACCCACAAATGGAAATGAAAAAGTAAACAATCATAAATGGGTCGTAAACGAAGAGATTAAAGATGCACCTAAAGATGGATTTAGTAAGGGCGATACTGTTAAATTAGAAGCAAGTCATATGTCTGGTATGAAAGGTGCTACAGCCAATATAGATAACGTGAAAAAGACTACTGTTTACGTAGTTGATTACAAATCCAAAGATAATGGTAAAATCATTAAAAATCATAAATGGATGACAGGAAATGAGCTGAAAGCACGATAA
- a CDS encoding Rrf2 family transcriptional regulator → MQLRRVMSKLLEEGYITTQKGKYGGYRINGNVLDTPLSNLFKLFASSQSFGRIYTGTKESDCKISNEMSRVMSNYHRKEFEIIEKYYQNISIGDILNDILMEGYNEKV, encoded by the coding sequence GTGCAATTAAGAAGAGTTATGAGCAAACTATTAGAAGAAGGTTACATTACAACACAAAAGGGCAAATATGGAGGGTATCGTATAAATGGTAATGTGTTAGATACGCCATTATCCAATTTATTTAAATTATTCGCTTCTAGTCAATCATTTGGCAGAATTTATACAGGTACAAAAGAAAGTGACTGTAAAATCTCAAATGAAATGAGTCGAGTAATGTCCAACTATCATCGAAAAGAATTTGAAATAATTGAAAAATATTATCAAAATATTTCTATTGGAGATATATTAAACGATATATTAATGGAGGGTTACAATGAAAAAGTATGA
- a CDS encoding IS6 family transposase, which yields MNYFRYKQFNKDVITLAVGYHLRYALSYRDISEILRERGVNVHHSTVYRWVQEYAPILYQIWKKKHKKAYYKWRIDETYIKIKGKWNYLYRAIDAEGHTLDIWLRKQRDNHAAYAFIKRLIKQFGKPQKVITDQAPSTKVAMTKVIKTFKLNPDCHCTSKYLNNLIEQDHRHIKVRKTRYQSINTAKNTLKGIQYIYALYKKNRRSLQICGFSPCHEISIMLAS from the coding sequence ATGAACTATTTCAGATATAAACAATTTAACAAGGACGTCATCACTTTAGCCGTTGGCTACCATCTAAGATATGCATTGAGTTATCGTGATATATCTGAAATATTAAGGGAACGTGGTGTAAATGTTCATCATTCAACGGTCTACCGTTGGGTTCAAGAATATGCCCCGATTTTATATCAAATTTGGAAGAAAAAGCATAAAAAAGCTTATTACAAATGGCGTATTGATGAGACGTACATCAAAATAAAAGGAAAATGGAACTATTTATATCGTGCCATTGATGCAGAGGGACATACATTAGATATTTGGTTGCGTAAGCAACGTGATAATCATGCAGCATATGCGTTTATCAAACGTCTCATTAAACAATTTGGTAAACCTCAAAAAGTGATTACAGATCAGGCACCTTCAACGAAGGTAGCCATGACTAAAGTTATTAAAACGTTTAAACTGAATCCCGACTGTCATTGTACATCGAAATATCTGAATAATCTCATTGAGCAAGATCACCGTCATATTAAAGTAAGAAAGACAAGATATCAAAGTATCAATACGGCAAAGAATACTTTAAAAGGTATTCAATATATTTACGCTCTATATAAAAAGAACCGCAGGTCTCTTCAGATCTGCGGATTTTCGCCATGCCACGAAATTAGCATCATGCTAGCAAGTTAA
- a CDS encoding RhaT/GlcU family sugar-proton symporter yields the protein MDLLIALLPALFWGSVVLINVLVGGGPYNQIRGTTFGALIIGIILLLTGNAKFDDLTIIIVGLISGAFWALGQGYQLKSVSLIGVSKTMPISTGLQLVGTTLFSAIFLGEWSTGVQVTLGLVAMVLLVIGIALTSIKGKNEESESTKNFGKAMPILLISTVGYVVYVVVAQIFGVDGMNALFFQSIGMAIGGLILSAKHETSVKSTLWNLIPGVVWGIGNLFMFYSQPKVGVATSFSFSQLLVIVSTLGGIFLLGEKKDKRQMIGIWAGIVLIVIAAFVLGYIKA from the coding sequence ATGGATTTATTAATTGCTTTATTACCCGCGTTATTCTGGGGTAGTGTAGTTTTAATTAATGTTCTTGTAGGTGGAGGTCCTTATAATCAAATTAGAGGGACAACTTTTGGTGCGTTAATCATCGGTATTATCTTATTACTTACAGGTAATGCTAAATTTGATGACCTTACGATTATTATCGTTGGTTTAATTTCTGGTGCTTTCTGGGCATTAGGACAAGGTTATCAATTAAAATCTGTCAGCCTTATAGGTGTTTCAAAAACAATGCCTATTTCTACAGGTTTACAATTAGTTGGTACAACGTTATTTAGTGCTATTTTCTTAGGTGAATGGAGTACTGGTGTGCAAGTTACATTAGGACTTGTTGCTATGGTATTACTTGTTATCGGTATTGCTTTAACATCTATTAAAGGTAAAAATGAAGAATCAGAAAGTACCAAAAACTTTGGTAAAGCGATGCCTATCCTTTTAATTTCTACTGTTGGTTATGTTGTCTACGTAGTAGTAGCACAAATATTCGGCGTAGATGGAATGAATGCTTTATTCTTCCAATCTATAGGTATGGCTATTGGTGGTTTAATACTATCAGCTAAACATGAAACATCAGTTAAAAGTACACTATGGAATTTAATCCCAGGTGTTGTGTGGGGTATCGGTAACTTATTTATGTTCTACTCACAACCAAAAGTTGGTGTAGCAACTAGTTTCTCATTTTCACAGTTATTAGTTATTGTATCTACACTCGGCGGTATTTTCCTATTAGGCGAGAAAAAAGACAAACGTCAAATGATTGGTATTTGGGCTGGTATTGTACTTATCGTTATTGCAGCCTTTGTACTCGGATATATTAAAGCATAA
- a CDS encoding glucose 1-dehydrogenase, producing MFKDLEGKVVVITGGSSGIGKAMVEQFGKEKAKVVINYLSESSLDDVAESIKLIEDAGGQAIKVHADVSKEEDVNNLIKAAVDTFGTLDILINNAGFEKPIPTHEMPLEEWQKVIDINLTGAFIGSKAAVNQFLKEDKKGIILNTSSVHDRIPWPNYVNYAASKGGLKLMMETMSMEYAQHGIRINNISPGAIVTEHTREKFSDPETRAETLEMIPAKEIGEADQVANVARFLCSDLADYIHGTTIYVDGGMTNYPAFKGGKG from the coding sequence ATGTTCAAAGATTTAGAAGGCAAAGTAGTAGTTATCACAGGTGGTAGTAGCGGCATTGGTAAAGCAATGGTAGAACAATTTGGTAAAGAAAAAGCTAAAGTTGTTATTAACTATCTTTCAGAAAGTTCATTAGACGATGTTGCTGAATCTATCAAATTAATTGAAGATGCAGGCGGACAAGCAATTAAAGTACATGCAGATGTATCAAAAGAAGAAGATGTAAACAATTTAATTAAAGCAGCAGTTGATACATTCGGTACATTAGATATTCTTATTAATAATGCTGGTTTCGAAAAACCAATTCCAACTCATGAAATGCCTCTAGAAGAATGGCAAAAAGTTATTGATATCAACTTAACTGGTGCATTTATCGGTTCAAAAGCCGCTGTTAATCAATTTCTTAAAGAAGATAAAAAAGGTATTATTCTTAATACATCAAGTGTTCACGATAGAATTCCTTGGCCAAACTATGTAAACTACGCTGCTAGTAAAGGTGGTTTGAAATTAATGATGGAAACAATGTCTATGGAATATGCTCAACACGGCATCCGCATTAACAATATCTCACCTGGGGCTATCGTAACAGAACATACAAGAGAAAAATTCTCTGACCCAGAAACACGCGCTGAAACATTAGAAATGATTCCAGCCAAAGAAATTGGTGAAGCTGATCAAGTTGCAAATGTTGCACGTTTCTTATGTTCAGATCTAGCTGACTACATTCATGGTACTACAATCTATGTAGATGGTGGTATGACAAACTACCCAGCATTTAAGGGCGGTAAAGGCTAA
- a CDS encoding IS6 family transposase — MNYFRYKQFNKDVITVAVGYYLRYALSYRDISEILRERGVNVHHSTVYRWVQEYAPILYQIWKKKHKKAYYKWRIDETYIKIKGKWSYLYRAIDAEGHTLDIWLRKQRDNHAAYAFIKRLIKQFGKPQKVITDQAPSTKVAMAKVIKTFKLNPDCHCTSKYLNNLIEQDHRHIKVRKTRYQSMNTAKNTLKGIECIYALYKKNRRSLQIYGFSPCHEISIMLAS; from the coding sequence ATGAACTATTTCAGATATAAACAATTTAACAAGGACGTCATCACTGTAGCCGTTGGCTACTATCTAAGATACGCACTGAGTTATCGTGATATATCTGAAATTCTAAGAGAACGTGGTGTCAACGTTCATCATTCAACGGTCTACCGTTGGGTTCAAGAATATGCTCCGATTTTGTATCAAATTTGGAAGAAAAAACATAAAAAAGCCTATTACAAATGGCGTATTGATGAGACGTACATCAAAATAAAAGGGAAATGGAGCTATTTATATCGTGCCATTGATGCAGAGGGGCATACATTAGATATTTGGTTGCGTAAGCAACGTGATAATCATGCAGCATATGCGTTTATCAAACGTCTCATTAAACAATTTGGTAAACCTCAAAAAGTGATTACAGATCAGGCACCTTCAACGAAGGTAGCCATGGCTAAAGTTATTAAAACGTTTAAACTGAATCCCGACTGTCATTGTACATCGAAATATCTGAATAATCTCATTGAGCAAGATCACCGTCATATTAAAGTAAGAAAGACAAGATATCAAAGTATGAATACGGCAAAGAATACTTTAAAAGGTATTGAATGTATTTACGCTCTATATAAAAAGAACCGTAGGTCTCTTCAGATCTACGGATTTTCGCCATGCCACGAAATTAGCATCATGCTAGCAAGTTAA
- a CDS encoding heavy metal translocating P-type ATPase, with protein sequence MKNNGEELKHQNHMNHSNQMHHDNHESHNHHSGHAHHHGNFKAKFFVSLIFAIPIILLSPLMGVNLPFQFTFPGSEWVVLILSTILFFYGGKPFLSGGKDEIAAKKPGMMTLVALGISVAYIYSLYAFYMNNFSSATGHTMDFFWELATLILIMLLGHWIEMNAVGNAGDALKKMAELLPNSAIKVMDNGQREEVKISEIMADDVVEVKAGESIPTDGIIVQGQTSIDESLVTGESKKVQKNQNDNVIGGSINGSGTIQVKVTAVGEDGYLSQVMGLVNQAQNDKSSAELLSDKVAGYLFYFAVSVGVISFIVWMLIQNDVDFALERLVTVLVIACPHALGLAIPLVTARSTSIGAHNGLIIKNRESVEIAQHIDYVMMDKTGTLTEGNFSVNHYESFKNDLSNDTILSLFASLESQSNHPLAISIVDFAKSKNVSFTNPQDVNNIPGVGLEGLIDNKTYKITNVSYLDKHKLNYDDDLFTKLAQQGNSISYLIEEQQVIGMIAQGDQIKESSKQMVADLLSRNITPVMLTGDNNEVAHAVAKELGISDVHAQLMPEDKESIIKDYQSDGNKVMMVGDGINDAPSLIRADIGIAIGAGTDVAVDSGDIILVKSNPSDIIHFLTLSNNTMRKMVQNLWWGAGYNIVSVPLAAGILAFIGLILSPAIGAILMSLSTVIVAINAFTLKLK encoded by the coding sequence TTGAAGAATAATGGTGAAGAGCTTAAGCATCAAAATCACATGAATCATTCCAATCAAATGCATCATGATAACCATGAATCACATAATCATCATAGTGGCCATGCACATCATCATGGGAATTTTAAAGCTAAGTTTTTTGTTTCATTAATTTTTGCAATACCTATCATTCTTTTATCGCCACTGATGGGTGTTAACTTACCTTTTCAATTCACATTTCCAGGTTCTGAATGGGTAGTGTTAATATTAAGTACAATTTTATTCTTTTATGGTGGTAAACCGTTCTTGTCTGGTGGTAAAGATGAAATTGCTGCAAAAAAACCAGGCATGATGACCTTAGTTGCCCTAGGCATTTCGGTAGCTTATATTTATAGCTTGTATGCTTTTTATATGAATAACTTTAGTAGTGCAACTGGTCATACAATGGACTTTTTTTGGGAATTAGCTACCTTAATTTTAATTATGTTATTAGGACATTGGATAGAAATGAATGCTGTCGGAAATGCTGGAGATGCCTTAAAGAAAATGGCAGAACTTTTACCTAATAGTGCTATTAAAGTTATGGACAATGGTCAACGCGAAGAAGTTAAAATATCAGAGATCATGGCTGATGATGTCGTCGAAGTAAAAGCCGGAGAAAGCATTCCAACAGATGGTATTATTGTTCAAGGACAAACATCCATAGATGAATCCCTAGTCACTGGAGAATCAAAAAAAGTACAAAAAAATCAAAATGACAACGTTATTGGGGGTTCTATTAATGGATCTGGAACAATACAAGTCAAGGTTACAGCTGTTGGAGAAGATGGATATCTTTCTCAAGTTATGGGACTTGTTAATCAAGCACAAAATGATAAATCTAGTGCTGAATTGTTATCTGATAAAGTAGCGGGTTATTTATTCTACTTTGCTGTAAGTGTTGGCGTGATTTCGTTTATTGTCTGGATGCTCATTCAAAATGATGTTGATTTTGCATTAGAACGTCTTGTAACTGTGTTAGTCATTGCTTGTCCACATGCTTTAGGCTTGGCAATACCTTTAGTCACTGCACGTTCTACTTCAATTGGTGCACATAATGGTTTAATTATTAAAAATAGAGAGTCTGTAGAAATAGCTCAACATATCGATTATGTAATGATGGATAAAACTGGTACTTTAACTGAGGGTAACTTTTCTGTGAATCATTATGAGAGCTTTAAAAATGATTTGAGTAATGATACAATATTAAGCCTTTTCGCCTCATTAGAAAGTCAATCTAATCACCCATTAGCTATAAGTATTGTTGATTTTGCGAAAAGTAAAAATGTTTCATTTACTAATCCACAAGACGTTAATAATATTCCAGGTGTCGGATTAGAAGGTCTAATTGATAATAAAACATATAAAATAACAAATGTCTCTTATCTTGATAAACATAAACTTAATTATGACGATGACTTGTTTACTAAATTAGCTCAACAAGGTAATTCAATCAGCTATTTAATTGAGGAACAACAAGTCATTGGCATGATTGCTCAAGGAGATCAAATTAAAGAAAGCTCAAAACAAATGGTAGCTGATTTACTATCAAGAAATATTACACCAGTCATGCTTACAGGTGACAATAATGAAGTGGCACACGCTGTCGCAAAAGAATTAGGTATTAGTGATGTCCACGCACAACTCATGCCAGAAGATAAGGAAAGCATTATAAAAGATTATCAAAGTGACGGTAATAAAGTCATGATGGTCGGAGACGGTATCAACGATGCGCCGAGTCTTATAAGAGCCGATATTGGTATAGCAATTGGTGCAGGCACAGATGTTGCAGTGGATTCAGGTGATATCATACTTGTTAAAAGTAATCCATCAGATATTATTCATTTCTTGACCCTTTCAAATAATACTATGAGAAAAATGGTGCAAAACTTATGGTGGGGTGCAGGTTATAATATTGTTTCTGTACCTTTAGCAGCTGGTATTTTAGCATTTATCGGCTTGATTTTATCACCTGCAATAGGTGCTATTTTAATGTCACTAAGTACGGTTATTGTTGCAATTAATGCCTTTACATTAAAATTAAAATAA
- the merA gene encoding hypothiocyanous acid reductase MerA: protein MKKYDLLILGFGKGGKTLAKTASAQGKQVAVVEQSKKMYGGTCINIGCIPSKTLVHEGLESGSFNQAFERKEEVVTALNKKNYHNLADDENITVLDYKASFKSNTEVDLLDEQGKVVDTLTADDIVINTGATPVIPDIKGIKESKHLYDSTGIMNLSEQPKRLVIVGGGYISLEFASMFSNFGTQVTVLEANDKLMAREDEEIVSHAIKDLEDKGVKFELGAQTSEFEDKDGYTIAKTNKGDFEAEAVLLAIGRKPNTDLNLENTDIKLGERGEIEVNNQLETAVKHIYAIGDVKGGMQFTYISLDDFRIVKDKLFGSVARTTENRGAVPYTVFIDPPLSRVGLTAKEAKEQGYEIKEGKLPVSNIPRHKINNDPRGLFKVVIDATTNKVLGATLYGLQSEEIINLVKLTIDQNIDYTVLRDNIYTHPTMIESFNDLFNI from the coding sequence ATGAAAAAGTATGATTTATTAATTTTAGGGTTTGGTAAAGGTGGAAAAACACTAGCAAAAACAGCTTCAGCTCAAGGGAAACAAGTAGCAGTTGTTGAACAATCCAAAAAAATGTATGGTGGTACATGTATCAATATCGGCTGTATTCCATCTAAAACATTAGTGCACGAAGGATTAGAAAGTGGATCGTTCAATCAAGCATTTGAGCGTAAAGAAGAAGTCGTAACGGCCCTTAATAAAAAGAATTATCATAACTTAGCAGACGATGAAAATATAACAGTATTAGATTACAAGGCTAGCTTTAAATCCAATACGGAAGTAGACTTATTAGATGAACAAGGCAAAGTTGTAGATACTTTAACAGCAGATGACATTGTGATAAATACTGGTGCAACACCTGTTATTCCTGATATCAAAGGCATTAAAGAATCTAAACATTTATATGATTCTACAGGAATAATGAATTTAAGCGAACAACCTAAACGGTTAGTTATTGTTGGCGGAGGATATATTTCTTTAGAATTCGCATCTATGTTTTCAAACTTTGGTACACAAGTGACTGTATTAGAAGCGAATGATAAATTAATGGCAAGAGAAGATGAAGAAATCGTTTCACATGCGATTAAAGATTTAGAAGATAAAGGTGTAAAATTCGAGTTAGGTGCTCAAACTTCAGAATTTGAAGATAAAGATGGATATACAATCGCTAAAACGAATAAAGGTGATTTTGAAGCAGAAGCGGTATTACTCGCAATTGGTAGAAAGCCAAATACTGACTTAAATTTAGAAAACACTGATATTAAACTAGGTGAACGTGGCGAAATAGAAGTCAATAATCAGTTGGAAACAGCTGTAAAACATATCTATGCAATAGGTGATGTAAAAGGTGGCATGCAATTCACTTATATTTCTTTAGATGACTTTAGAATTGTTAAAGACAAATTATTCGGTTCAGTTGCTCGCACTACAGAAAATAGAGGTGCGGTACCTTATACGGTATTTATAGATCCTCCATTATCTCGTGTGGGATTGACTGCTAAAGAAGCAAAAGAACAAGGGTATGAAATTAAAGAAGGTAAACTACCAGTAAGTAATATACCTCGTCACAAAATTAATAATGATCCTAGAGGTTTGTTTAAAGTTGTGATAGACGCAACAACAAATAAAGTACTTGGGGCTACTTTATATGGTTTACAATCCGAGGAAATCATAAATTTAGTAAAACTGACAATTGACCAAAATATTGACTATACAGTTTTACGTGACAATATATATACACATCCTACTATGATAGAATCATTTAATGATTTATTTAATATTTAA
- a CDS encoding M23 family metallopeptidase has product MKKILTTSIATIGILTMSIAQQDAQAEEQSSVSTQNTHNYTGIENDVYYTIDSKGNYHHTLDGNWNQSMFEHKEYKSYEVDQNGVTHYYYFEKDDNDYSPSQSNQSIKDKGYQVNNGEENQTSETNKETIANDNQTAKHNETGSNGHVAISNETNDNQETAQYNNTASKEQSTHNNDATSTKEAKGNAEASSNWLTKNKKLQEYGQYHGGGAHYGVDYAMEENTPVYALADGTVIQSGWSNYGGGNQVTIKEKNSDYYQWYMHMNKLNVNKGDEVKAGQQIGQSGNTGNSTAPHLHFQRMQGGVGNEYSVNPDSYINNNQ; this is encoded by the coding sequence ATGAAAAAAATACTAACAACTTCAATAGCGACTATTGGAATTCTAACTATGAGTATTGCTCAACAAGACGCACAAGCTGAAGAACAAAGTAGTGTATCTACGCAAAATACTCACAACTATACGGGAATTGAAAATGATGTTTATTATACAATAGATAGTAAAGGGAATTATCATCACACATTAGATGGCAATTGGAATCAATCTATGTTTGAACATAAAGAATATAAATCGTATGAAGTAGATCAAAATGGTGTTACGCATTATTACTATTTTGAAAAAGATGATAATGATTATTCACCATCTCAATCAAATCAATCAATTAAGGATAAAGGTTATCAAGTAAATAATGGAGAAGAGAATCAAACATCTGAAACAAATAAAGAAACGATAGCAAATGATAATCAAACAGCTAAGCATAATGAAACAGGAAGTAATGGACATGTAGCGATTTCTAATGAAACAAATGATAATCAAGAAACAGCTCAATATAACAATACTGCTTCTAAAGAACAATCTACTCATAACAACGATGCAACTAGCACTAAGGAAGCGAAAGGTAATGCAGAAGCTTCATCAAATTGGCTTACTAAAAATAAAAAGTTACAAGAATATGGTCAATATCACGGCGGAGGTGCACATTACGGTGTAGATTATGCTATGGAAGAAAATACCCCTGTATACGCTTTAGCAGATGGAACTGTGATTCAAAGTGGTTGGAGTAACTACGGTGGTGGTAACCAAGTAACAATAAAAGAGAAAAATAGTGATTATTATCAATGGTACATGCATATGAATAAATTAAATGTAAATAAAGGTGACGAAGTGAAAGCAGGTCAACAAATTGGACAATCAGGTAATACTGGTAATTCAACGGCACCACATTTACATTTCCAACGTATGCAAGGTGGCGTAGGTAATGAATATTCAGTTAATCCAGATTCTTATATCAACAACAATCAATAA
- a CDS encoding site-specific DNA-methyltransferase, translating to MQQNLSEGNPYNKGTRKNQLTGSYGLFSPSEVKSEGTRYPIDLTYFKTAESEGKVYHPTQKPIDLGRYLVKTYSNLGDTILDNTCGSGSFLVSALLEGRNFIGIDKDIGLHEFD from the coding sequence TTGCAACAGAACCTGTCAGAAGGTAATCCTTATAATAAGGGTACACGTAAAAATCAGTTAACAGGTAGTTATGGACTATTTTCCCCTAGTGAAGTAAAAAGCGAGGGAACGAGATATCCAATTGATTTAACTTATTTTAAAACGGCAGAATCTGAAGGTAAAGTTTACCATCCGACTCAAAAACCCATAGATTTAGGCAGATATTTAGTAAAAACTTATTCTAATTTGGGTGATACCATTTTAGATAATACTTGTGGTAGTGGTTCATTTTTAGTTTCTGCACTATTAGAAGGACGTAACTTTATAGGTATAGACAAGGACATTGGACTACACGAGTTTGACTAG